In one Neobacillus sp. WH10 genomic region, the following are encoded:
- the lepA gene encoding translation elongation factor 4 gives MNREDRLKRQEKIRNFSIIAHIDHGKSTLADRILEKTNALTSREMKDQLLDSMDLERERGITIKLNAVQLKYKAKDGEDYIFHLIDTPGHVDFTYEVSRSLAACEGAILVVDAAQGIEAQTLANVYLALDNDLEILPVINKIDLPSAEPERVRNEIEEVIGLDASEAVLASAKAGIGIEEILEQVVKTVPAPTGDPDAPLKALIFDSLYDAYRGVVAYIRVVEGSVKVGDKIKMMATGKEFEVNEVGVFSPKATLLDELTVGDVGFLTASIKNVGDTRVGDTITNAKNGAEEPLPGYRKLNPMVYCGLYPIDTAKFNDLREALEKLQLNDSALQFEPETSQALGFGFRCGFLGLLHMEIIQERIEREFKIDLITTAPSVIYHVHLTDGSEIKVDNPSNLPDPQKIDRVEEPYVKATMMAPNDYVGAIMELCQFKRGIFIDMQYQGENRVSIVYEIPLAEIVYDFFDQLKSSTRGYASFDYELIGYKPSSLVKMDILLNAEKVDALSFIVHKDFAYDRGKVIVEKLKELIPRQQFEVPVQAAIGQKIVARSTIKAMRKNVLAKCYGGDISRKRKLLEKQKEGKKRMKQVGSVEVPQEAFMAVLKMDDNNSKK, from the coding sequence ATGAATAGAGAAGATAGACTGAAACGCCAAGAAAAGATAAGAAATTTTTCGATTATTGCCCACATTGATCATGGGAAATCAACATTGGCAGACCGTATTTTGGAAAAAACGAATGCATTAACATCTCGTGAAATGAAAGATCAGCTTTTAGATTCAATGGATCTTGAAAGAGAGCGCGGGATTACCATAAAGTTAAATGCTGTACAGTTAAAATATAAAGCGAAAGATGGAGAAGACTATATTTTCCATTTAATTGATACACCAGGGCACGTCGATTTTACTTATGAGGTATCAAGGAGCCTTGCTGCCTGTGAAGGTGCCATTTTGGTCGTAGACGCTGCGCAGGGAATTGAAGCACAGACACTAGCGAACGTTTACCTTGCATTAGATAACGACCTTGAAATATTACCTGTTATCAATAAAATTGACTTGCCAAGTGCTGAGCCTGAAAGGGTTCGCAATGAAATTGAAGAAGTGATTGGCTTAGATGCCTCAGAAGCGGTTTTAGCCTCTGCTAAAGCCGGGATCGGCATTGAAGAAATCCTTGAGCAAGTGGTAAAAACAGTGCCGGCCCCAACAGGAGACCCGGATGCACCGTTAAAAGCGCTTATCTTTGACTCCTTATATGATGCATACCGCGGGGTTGTTGCCTATATTCGTGTTGTCGAAGGATCTGTTAAAGTCGGCGACAAGATCAAAATGATGGCAACCGGAAAAGAGTTTGAAGTTAATGAAGTAGGTGTTTTTTCACCGAAAGCAACACTGCTTGACGAGTTAACCGTTGGTGACGTTGGCTTTCTAACAGCATCTATTAAAAACGTTGGCGATACGCGTGTCGGTGATACGATCACAAATGCGAAAAATGGGGCTGAAGAGCCGCTTCCGGGGTACCGAAAGCTGAATCCAATGGTCTATTGCGGACTATATCCAATCGATACTGCAAAATTCAATGACCTCCGTGAAGCACTTGAAAAGCTTCAATTAAACGATTCTGCATTACAATTTGAACCTGAAACATCCCAGGCGCTTGGCTTTGGTTTCCGCTGTGGCTTCTTAGGGCTTCTTCACATGGAAATCATCCAAGAGCGGATTGAACGGGAATTTAAAATTGATTTAATCACAACTGCACCAAGTGTAATCTATCATGTCCATTTAACGGACGGTTCAGAGATAAAAGTGGATAACCCGTCTAATTTGCCGGATCCTCAGAAAATTGATCGTGTCGAAGAGCCATACGTAAAAGCAACGATGATGGCGCCGAACGATTATGTTGGTGCAATAATGGAGCTGTGCCAATTTAAGCGCGGCATCTTTATTGATATGCAATACCAAGGTGAAAATCGAGTCAGCATTGTCTATGAAATTCCATTGGCTGAAATTGTTTATGATTTCTTTGATCAGTTGAAATCAAGCACTAGAGGCTACGCTTCCTTTGATTATGAGCTCATTGGTTATAAACCATCCAGCCTTGTTAAAATGGATATATTATTAAACGCTGAAAAAGTCGATGCCTTAAGTTTCATTGTCCATAAGGATTTTGCCTATGATCGCGGAAAAGTAATTGTTGAGAAGCTGAAGGAGCTTATTCCTAGACAGCAGTTCGAGGTACCAGTCCAGGCCGCAATTGGACAGAAAATTGTCGCTCGTTCCACGATTAAAGCGATGCGTAAAAACGTATTAGCGAAATGTTATGGCGGGGATATCTCCCGTAAACGTAAATTGTTAGAAAAACAAAAAGAAGGTAAGAAACGGATGAAACAAGTTGGTTCCGTTGAAGTACCGCAAGAAGCGTTTATGGCAGTGTTAAAAATGGATGACAATAATTCAAAAAAATAA
- a CDS encoding DUF3679 domain-containing protein, translating into MKMFIVKSICVVALMVISVLTGMQLANNGIHKIKGYDDPNFQNAVSIQESGNNISSSFLGNDISSHDIEAKKKKLEEIGAFNFFSSMGKKMSDGISGASEKLIKLITD; encoded by the coding sequence ATGAAAATGTTTATCGTAAAAAGCATATGCGTTGTGGCTCTCATGGTTATCTCTGTATTAACTGGAATGCAACTGGCCAATAATGGGATTCATAAAATAAAGGGCTATGACGACCCGAATTTTCAAAATGCTGTCTCCATCCAAGAATCGGGCAATAATATAAGTTCTTCCTTTCTTGGAAATGATATTTCCAGTCATGATATCGAAGCGAAAAAGAAGAAGCTTGAGGAAATAGGCGCATTTAATTTCTTTTCATCGATGGGAAAGAAAATGTCAGATGGAATTTCCGGAGCCTCCGAAAAATTAATTAAGCTGATAACAGATTAA
- the dnaK gene encoding molecular chaperone DnaK, whose translation MSKIIGIDLGTTNSCVSVLEGGEPKVIPNPEGNRTSPSVIAFKNGERQVGEVAKRQAITNPNTIMSIKRHMGTNYKENIEGKDYTPQELSAIILQYLKSYAEDYLGEPVTKAVITVPAYFNDAERQATKDAGRIAGLEVERIINEPTAAALAYGLDKTDQDQTILVYDLGGGTFDVSILELGDGVFEVKSTAGDNRLGGDDFDQVIIDYLVDQFKKENGIDLSQDKMALQRLKDAAEKAKKDLSGVTSTQISLPFITAGAAGPLHLEVTMSRAKFDELSAPLVERTMGPTRQALSDAGLSPSQIDKVILVGGSTRIPAVQEAIKKATGQEPHRGVNPDEVVAMGAAIQGGVITGDVKDVVLLDVTPLSLGIETMGGVFTKLIDRNTTIPTSKSQVFSTAADNQTAVDIHVLQGERPMAANNKTLGRFQLTDIPPAPRGIPQIEVNFDIDKNGIVNVRAKDLGTNKEQQITIKSSTGLSDEDIQKMVREAEENAEADKQRKEEVELRNEADQLVFTTEKTLKDLEGKVDAAEVTKANDAKDALKQAIENNDLNEIRAKKDALQEIVQALTMKLYEQAAQAQQAQAGAQDGGNTAPKDDNVVDAEFEEVKDDK comes from the coding sequence ATGAGTAAAATAATTGGTATTGACCTTGGAACAACAAACTCTTGTGTGTCTGTACTAGAAGGTGGAGAACCAAAAGTAATTCCTAACCCAGAAGGCAATCGTACAAGTCCATCCGTTATTGCATTTAAAAATGGAGAACGTCAAGTGGGGGAAGTGGCAAAACGCCAAGCAATTACAAATCCAAATACCATTATGTCGATTAAACGCCATATGGGTACAAATTATAAAGAAAATATTGAAGGTAAGGACTATACTCCACAAGAGCTATCTGCTATCATTCTTCAATATTTAAAATCCTATGCTGAGGATTATCTTGGCGAGCCAGTAACAAAAGCAGTTATTACTGTACCTGCTTACTTTAATGATGCGGAACGTCAAGCAACAAAAGATGCCGGAAGAATTGCCGGGCTTGAAGTTGAACGTATTATCAATGAGCCGACTGCGGCCGCTCTTGCATACGGTTTAGATAAAACGGACCAAGATCAAACGATTCTCGTATATGACCTTGGCGGCGGTACATTTGACGTCTCTATTCTTGAACTTGGTGATGGCGTATTTGAAGTAAAATCAACTGCCGGTGATAATCGCCTAGGTGGAGACGATTTTGACCAAGTGATTATTGATTATTTAGTTGACCAATTCAAAAAAGAAAATGGCATTGACCTTTCTCAAGATAAAATGGCTTTACAGCGCTTAAAGGATGCTGCTGAAAAAGCGAAAAAAGATTTGTCAGGTGTGACTTCAACACAAATTTCATTGCCATTCATCACTGCAGGTGCTGCTGGTCCGCTTCATCTTGAAGTAACTATGTCTAGAGCAAAGTTTGATGAATTATCTGCACCCCTAGTGGAGCGAACAATGGGTCCAACTCGTCAAGCGCTAAGTGATGCCGGGTTATCACCATCACAAATCGATAAAGTTATCCTAGTTGGCGGATCAACACGTATTCCTGCCGTTCAGGAAGCGATTAAAAAGGCAACAGGCCAAGAGCCGCATCGCGGTGTAAACCCTGATGAGGTTGTAGCAATGGGCGCTGCTATTCAAGGCGGTGTTATTACTGGTGATGTGAAGGATGTCGTATTACTTGACGTAACTCCACTATCACTTGGTATTGAAACAATGGGCGGTGTATTTACAAAACTAATTGACCGAAATACAACTATCCCAACTTCTAAGTCACAGGTATTCTCAACTGCTGCCGATAATCAAACTGCGGTTGATATCCATGTCCTTCAAGGGGAACGTCCAATGGCAGCAAATAACAAAACATTGGGCCGCTTCCAATTAACGGATATTCCACCGGCACCACGTGGAATTCCACAAATTGAAGTAAACTTTGACATTGATAAAAACGGTATTGTTAATGTCCGTGCTAAAGATCTTGGTACTAATAAGGAACAACAAATCACGATTAAGTCATCAACAGGTCTTTCTGATGAAGATATCCAAAAAATGGTAAGGGAAGCTGAGGAAAACGCTGAAGCCGATAAGCAGCGTAAGGAAGAAGTAGAGCTTCGCAATGAAGCAGACCAACTTGTCTTTACAACAGAAAAAACGTTAAAAGACCTAGAAGGTAAGGTTGATGCAGCTGAGGTTACAAAAGCAAATGATGCGAAGGATGCTTTAAAACAAGCGATTGAGAATAATGACCTTAACGAAATTCGTGCTAAAAAGGATGCTTTGCAAGAAATCGTTCAAGCTTTAACTATGAAGCTTTATGAACAAGCTGCACAAGCTCAGCAAGCACAAGCAGGCGCACAAGATGGCGGTAATACTGCTCCTAAGGATGACAATGTTGTTGATGCAGAATTTGAAGAAGTTAAAGACGATAAATAA
- the holA gene encoding DNA polymerase III subunit delta, producing the protein MVVEIWRKIKQKEIAPIYLLYGTEAFLINETKQLLLNHILDEEEKDFNFSAYDLEETPIDVALEDAETFPFLGERKVVFLHNPIFLTAEKSKEKVDHNLMKFEAYLKEPAPYTVMVLSAPYEKLDERKKITKELKRNAELVEAKKLNEHELKNWVKERAKSIGIEFELNAIDQLLALVGTNMFMIASEVDKLALYAAEQKRVDVHLVEKLVARSLEQNIFTLIEKVVQRRLDEALRIYYDLLKQNEEPIKILALLAGQFRLIYQVKELSRRGYGQQQIAGYLKTHPFRVKLALGQANKFTDEELSHLMVRLAEADYQMKTGGMNKSLLIEILLFQLKK; encoded by the coding sequence ATGGTAGTAGAAATTTGGCGGAAAATTAAACAAAAAGAAATTGCTCCTATTTATTTATTATATGGAACAGAAGCATTTTTAATCAATGAAACGAAACAATTACTGCTAAACCATATATTAGACGAAGAAGAGAAGGATTTTAATTTTTCCGCGTATGATTTAGAGGAAACACCAATTGATGTAGCATTAGAGGATGCCGAAACCTTCCCTTTTTTAGGGGAACGAAAAGTTGTTTTTTTACATAATCCGATTTTTTTAACGGCAGAGAAATCAAAAGAGAAGGTTGACCATAATTTAATGAAATTTGAAGCATATCTGAAGGAACCGGCTCCTTATACAGTAATGGTTTTATCCGCACCGTATGAAAAATTAGACGAACGAAAAAAAATAACCAAGGAATTAAAAAGAAACGCTGAGTTGGTTGAGGCAAAAAAATTAAATGAACATGAATTAAAAAATTGGGTAAAGGAACGAGCAAAAAGCATTGGGATTGAATTTGAATTAAATGCGATTGACCAACTTCTTGCTCTCGTAGGCACAAATATGTTCATGATCGCCAGTGAAGTCGATAAATTGGCATTATATGCTGCTGAGCAAAAGCGGGTGGATGTTCACTTAGTTGAAAAGCTAGTAGCTAGGTCACTTGAACAAAATATTTTTACCCTGATTGAAAAAGTAGTGCAGCGAAGGCTCGATGAGGCGTTACGTATTTATTATGATTTATTAAAGCAAAATGAAGAACCAATTAAAATTTTGGCCTTGCTGGCAGGGCAATTTAGACTTATCTATCAAGTGAAGGAGCTTTCAAGAAGAGGCTATGGACAGCAGCAAATTGCCGGTTACTTGAAAACGCACCCGTTCCGTGTCAAGCTTGCACTCGGACAGGCCAATAAATTTACCGATGAAGAATTATCCCACCTAATGGTGCGCCTAGCTGAGGCAGACTATCAGATGAAAACTGGCGGAATGAATAAATCATTATTGATTGAAATATTATTGTTCCAGTTGAAAAAATAA
- the gpr gene encoding GPR endopeptidase: MGDSIDLSKYSVRTDLAIEAREMVLAGRSVGQEENLSQIEGVIIKEKDVNDIKISLVEVTKQGEQELGKKAGRYLTIEVQGIREQNTEVQQKVVEIFAKEFAYFLEGSGIKKTDSCLVVGLGNWNVTPDALGPMVCENLLITRHLFQLQPENIEEGYRSVSALSPGVMGLTGIETSDIIFGIVEKTKPDFVIAIDALASRSIERVNSTIQISDTGIHPGSGVGNKRKELSKETLGIPVIAIGVPTVVDAVSITSDTIDFILKHFGKELKEGNRPSRALAPAGMSFGEKRKLTDEDLPEEEHRKTFLGMIGTLSDEEKRKLIYEVLSPLGHNLMVTPKEVDVFIEDMANLIANGLNASLHHAVDQGNAGYYTK; this comes from the coding sequence ATGGGTGATTCGATTGACTTAAGTAAGTACTCCGTTCGAACAGATTTGGCAATTGAAGCAAGGGAAATGGTACTTGCAGGAAGGTCTGTTGGACAAGAAGAAAACCTTTCACAAATTGAAGGCGTAATTATTAAGGAAAAAGATGTTAACGATATAAAAATCTCATTGGTTGAAGTAACAAAACAGGGTGAACAGGAGCTTGGTAAAAAAGCCGGCCGGTATTTAACGATAGAGGTTCAAGGAATTAGGGAGCAAAACACCGAGGTGCAGCAAAAGGTAGTAGAGATTTTTGCCAAGGAATTTGCATATTTTTTAGAAGGCTCAGGCATAAAAAAAACAGATTCGTGTCTTGTTGTAGGGCTGGGAAATTGGAATGTCACCCCAGATGCATTAGGACCAATGGTTTGTGAAAATCTTTTAATTACCCGCCATCTTTTTCAGCTTCAGCCGGAAAATATTGAAGAAGGTTATCGTTCAGTTAGTGCTCTGTCACCAGGGGTTATGGGGCTGACTGGGATTGAAACAAGCGATATCATTTTTGGGATTGTCGAAAAAACAAAACCTGATTTTGTGATTGCCATCGATGCATTAGCATCACGGTCGATTGAAAGGGTCAATTCCACTATACAAATTTCCGATACAGGTATTCACCCTGGTTCAGGAGTTGGGAATAAAAGAAAGGAACTTAGCAAGGAAACATTAGGGATACCTGTTATTGCAATTGGAGTCCCAACAGTTGTAGACGCTGTTTCGATTACAAGTGATACGATTGATTTTATCCTAAAGCATTTTGGAAAGGAACTGAAGGAAGGAAATCGTCCTTCCAGAGCGCTTGCACCAGCGGGTATGAGCTTTGGTGAAAAGAGAAAGCTAACCGACGAGGATTTACCAGAAGAAGAGCACCGGAAGACATTTCTTGGTATGATTGGCACTTTATCTGATGAGGAGAAAAGAAAGCTAATTTATGAGGTGTTGTCCCCACTTGGACATAATTTAATGGTCACGCCAAAGGAAGTGGATGTCTTCATCGAAGATATGGCAAACCTAATAGCCAATGGGTTGAATGCCTCTCTCCACCATGCAGTCGACCAAGGGAATGCCGGATATTATACAAAATAA
- the dnaJ gene encoding molecular chaperone DnaJ — protein sequence MSKRDYYEVLGVSKGASKDEIKKAYRKLSKQYHPDINKEPDAADKFKEIAEAYEVLSDDQKKAHYDQFGHTDPNQGFGGFGGGADFGGFEDIFNTFFGGGGSRRRDPNAPRQGADLQYTMTVSFEEAAFGKETDIEIPREETCSTCSGSGAKPGTKPETCQHCHGTGQLNVEQNTPFGRIVNRRSCHHCNGTGKEIKHKCSTCGGKGKVQKRKKIHVKIPAGIDDGQQLRMAGQGEAGINGGPAGDLYVVFQVRQHEFFERDGDDIYCEMPITFVQASLGDEIEVPSLNGKVKLKIPAGTQTGKKFRLKGKGIPNVRGYGVGDQYIIVRIITPTKLSDKQKQLLKEFAEISGSSPIGDHEESFFSKVKRAFKSE from the coding sequence ATGAGTAAACGAGATTACTATGAAGTGCTTGGTGTAAGTAAGGGCGCTTCAAAGGATGAAATAAAAAAAGCATATCGTAAGCTCTCTAAACAATATCATCCAGATATTAATAAAGAGCCGGATGCGGCAGATAAATTTAAGGAAATTGCTGAAGCTTATGAAGTGTTAAGCGATGATCAGAAGAAGGCTCATTATGACCAATTCGGCCATACTGATCCAAACCAAGGCTTTGGGGGGTTTGGCGGTGGTGCTGATTTTGGCGGCTTCGAAGATATCTTTAATACATTCTTTGGGGGTGGCGGTTCTAGAAGACGTGATCCAAATGCGCCAAGACAAGGTGCCGACCTACAGTATACAATGACTGTTTCTTTTGAAGAAGCAGCATTTGGAAAAGAAACAGATATTGAAATTCCACGTGAAGAAACATGTAGTACATGCAGCGGCTCCGGTGCAAAGCCTGGAACGAAACCTGAGACGTGTCAACACTGTCACGGAACAGGGCAGTTAAATGTGGAACAAAATACCCCATTTGGAAGAATTGTTAATCGTCGTTCATGCCATCACTGTAATGGCACGGGGAAAGAAATTAAACATAAATGTTCTACCTGCGGCGGTAAAGGAAAAGTGCAAAAGCGTAAGAAAATTCATGTTAAAATTCCTGCAGGCATTGATGATGGCCAACAGCTTCGTATGGCTGGTCAAGGGGAAGCAGGAATTAATGGCGGACCTGCTGGAGACCTTTATGTTGTTTTCCAAGTACGCCAGCATGAGTTCTTTGAAAGAGATGGCGATGATATTTATTGTGAAATGCCAATTACGTTTGTTCAAGCATCATTGGGTGATGAAATTGAGGTACCTTCTTTAAACGGAAAAGTAAAGCTTAAAATCCCGGCAGGTACACAAACGGGTAAAAAGTTCCGTTTGAAAGGAAAAGGAATTCCAAATGTACGTGGGTATGGGGTAGGCGATCAGTACATTATCGTCCGGATTATCACACCAACAAAACTTTCAGATAAACAAAAGCAGCTTCTCAAAGAATTTGCAGAGATTAGCGGCTCATCTCCTATTGGTGACCATGAAGAAAGTTTTTTCTCAAAAGTAAAACGTGCTTTTAAAAGCGAGTAA
- a CDS encoding YqzM family protein encodes MNEFEKNPQCTRNDAIDSGIGFGVSFGFFALMFIIATVIKLIGS; translated from the coding sequence GTGAACGAATTTGAAAAAAATCCGCAATGTACTCGTAACGATGCGATTGATTCTGGAATAGGATTTGGGGTTTCCTTCGGTTTCTTTGCTTTAATGTTTATTATCGCAACAGTCATTAAGCTAATCGGCTCATAA
- the hemW gene encoding radical SAM family heme chaperone HemW codes for MVKAAYIHIPFCEHICHYCDFNKVFLKGQPVEDYLQALDQEMKVTLEQFPTDTLQTIFVGGGTPTSLNEKQLLSFCESISRNLPKSNTCEFTFEANPGDLTKEKLQILKEAGVNRISLGVQTFNEDLLKKIGRVHKARDVYQTIENAKTVGFENISIDLIFSLPTQTVNDFKESLTEAFSLDIPHYSAYSLIIEPKTVFYNLLKKGKLPTPGEDIEAAMYEILMEEMEKRGFNQYEISNFSRHGYESKHNLTYWNNEYYYGFGAGAHSYVNGIRRSNSGPLKKYIEQISSCNLPVFEEHLVSKAEQMEEEMFLGLRKTEGVSISHFIEKFKLDPQKIFEQELTDLITKQWIEVKNNHIYLTKNGRFLGNEVFQSFLGVV; via the coding sequence ATGGTAAAAGCAGCGTACATTCATATCCCCTTCTGTGAACATATTTGTCATTATTGTGATTTTAATAAAGTATTTCTAAAGGGTCAGCCGGTTGAAGATTATTTACAGGCACTTGATCAAGAGATGAAGGTGACACTTGAGCAATTTCCGACAGATACATTGCAAACCATTTTTGTCGGGGGAGGCACCCCCACATCATTAAATGAAAAACAGCTATTGTCGTTTTGTGAAAGTATCAGCAGAAATTTGCCTAAGAGCAACACGTGTGAATTTACCTTTGAAGCTAATCCTGGTGATTTAACAAAAGAAAAATTACAAATATTAAAAGAGGCAGGGGTAAATCGAATCAGTCTTGGGGTTCAAACATTTAATGAGGATTTACTAAAAAAAATTGGCCGTGTACATAAAGCGAGAGATGTATATCAAACAATTGAAAACGCCAAAACAGTAGGATTTGAAAATATCAGTATCGATCTTATTTTCAGTTTGCCAACACAAACAGTTAATGACTTTAAAGAATCATTGACAGAGGCATTTTCTCTCGATATACCTCATTACTCGGCATACTCATTAATCATTGAACCAAAAACGGTTTTTTATAACCTATTGAAAAAGGGCAAGCTTCCTACCCCTGGTGAAGATATCGAAGCGGCTATGTATGAAATATTGATGGAAGAAATGGAAAAACGAGGATTCAACCAATATGAAATTAGCAATTTTTCAAGGCATGGCTATGAAAGCAAGCATAACCTAACCTATTGGAATAATGAATATTATTATGGGTTTGGAGCCGGTGCACATAGCTATGTGAATGGAATAAGACGATCAAATTCAGGGCCGTTGAAAAAATATATCGAACAAATAAGCAGCTGCAACCTGCCTGTTTTTGAAGAACACTTAGTATCGAAAGCAGAACAAATGGAAGAAGAGATGTTCCTCGGATTACGAAAAACAGAAGGGGTCTCAATTTCTCATTTTATTGAGAAATTTAAACTTGATCCGCAAAAGATATTTGAGCAGGAGCTAACGGATTTAATCACTAAACAATGGATAGAAGTGAAGAATAATCACATATATTTAACTAAAAATGGCCGTTTTTTAGGTAATGAAGTTTTTCAATCATTTTTAGGAGTTGTCTAG
- the hrcA gene encoding heat-inducible transcriptional repressor HrcA: MLTDRQLLILQVIVDDFIRSAQPVGSRSLSKKEEISLSSATIRNEMADLEELGFIEKTHTSSGRVPSEKGYRYYVDHLLSPQDLNQQDISIIRSIFAEKIFEFEKIIQRSAKILSELTNYTSIVLGPAVSINKLKKIQIIPLNKETAVAIFVTDTGHVENRMFSLPASVDPSDLEKTVNILNDRLAGVPLENLNDKIYKEVAMLLKQHIHNYDLMMHTIADSLKMPIHEKLFFGGKTNILSQPEFHDISKIRTLLMMIDQEEWIYNLIRKDSAGIHVKIGTENNITAMDNCSLITASYSVGAEKLGTIAILGPTRMEYSRVISLLQFLSRDLTAVLTKLYQNN; encoded by the coding sequence TTGTTAACAGATCGCCAATTGTTAATTCTTCAAGTTATTGTTGATGACTTTATTCGATCTGCCCAACCAGTCGGCTCAAGAAGTTTGTCGAAAAAAGAGGAAATTTCTTTAAGCTCTGCCACAATTCGGAATGAAATGGCCGACCTTGAAGAGTTGGGGTTTATTGAAAAGACACATACCTCTTCAGGGCGTGTTCCGTCTGAAAAAGGTTATCGGTATTACGTGGACCATTTACTGTCGCCTCAGGATTTAAACCAGCAGGATATATCGATTATCCGCTCGATTTTTGCTGAGAAAATTTTTGAGTTTGAAAAGATTATTCAAAGATCTGCAAAAATATTATCAGAACTAACGAATTACACATCAATTGTTCTTGGACCTGCGGTAAGTATTAATAAGCTGAAAAAAATTCAAATCATACCGTTAAACAAAGAGACAGCGGTCGCTATTTTTGTTACTGATACTGGCCATGTTGAAAACCGGATGTTTTCATTACCTGCCTCTGTAGATCCAAGTGATTTAGAAAAGACGGTAAATATTTTAAACGACCGGTTAGCAGGCGTTCCTTTAGAAAATCTAAATGATAAGATTTATAAGGAAGTGGCAATGCTTTTAAAGCAACATATTCATAATTATGATCTTATGATGCATACGATTGCTGATTCCTTGAAAATGCCAATACATGAAAAGCTCTTCTTTGGCGGAAAAACAAATATATTAAGTCAGCCGGAATTTCATGATATTTCAAAAATCCGTACCCTGCTGATGATGATTGACCAAGAAGAATGGATCTATAATTTAATTCGGAAAGATTCAGCAGGTATTCATGTTAAAATTGGCACGGAGAATAATATTACTGCAATGGACAATTGCAGCTTAATAACAGCATCTTATTCAGTTGGTGCTGAAAAACTAGGTACTATCGCAATCCTTGGTCCAACGAGAATGGAATATTCACGTGTAATTAGCCTGCTTCAATTTTTAAGCAGGGATTTGACTGCGGTATTAACGAAGCTGTATCAAAATAATTAG
- the rpsT gene encoding 30S ribosomal protein S20, translated as MPNIKSAIKRVKTTEAKNAQNTTAKSAMRTAVKKVEAAVTVNDAAAAKEALVAAASKLDKAAAKGLIHKNAAARKKSRLMKKSNAL; from the coding sequence ATGCCTAACATTAAATCTGCTATTAAGCGTGTTAAAACAACTGAAGCTAAAAATGCTCAAAATACAACTGCTAAATCTGCAATGCGTACAGCTGTTAAGAAAGTAGAAGCTGCTGTTACAGTTAATGACGCTGCTGCTGCAAAAGAAGCATTAGTTGCTGCTGCTAGTAAATTAGACAAGGCTGCTGCAAAAGGTCTTATCCACAAAAATGCTGCTGCTCGTAAAAAATCCCGTCTAATGAAGAAATCAAACGCTCTATAA
- the grpE gene encoding nucleotide exchange factor GrpE, translated as MTNEKNNTLNEEVEIEGTDQVELTEEKAVEPVFDEGESTEKVDANPIDEQLQEIQLLKAKLEEADNRYLRLQADFDNFRRRTRLDQEASEKYRAQKLITDLLPSLDNFERAMNVEADNEQTKSLLQGMDMVYRSLLDTLKKEGVEQIESVGKEFDPHQHHAVMQGEDENYGSNIVTDEFQKGYLLKDRVIRPAMVKVNQ; from the coding sequence TTGACGAATGAGAAAAATAATACACTAAATGAAGAAGTAGAAATCGAAGGTACTGATCAAGTTGAACTTACTGAGGAAAAAGCGGTTGAGCCTGTTTTTGATGAAGGGGAATCAACAGAAAAAGTAGATGCCAATCCCATCGACGAACAGCTGCAAGAAATTCAACTACTTAAGGCTAAGTTAGAAGAGGCAGATAATCGATATCTACGACTTCAAGCAGATTTTGATAATTTCCGCCGCCGTACTAGATTAGATCAAGAGGCGAGCGAAAAATATAGAGCACAAAAATTAATTACAGATTTACTGCCTTCATTAGATAATTTTGAAAGAGCCATGAATGTAGAAGCTGATAATGAACAAACAAAGTCTTTATTGCAAGGTATGGATATGGTGTACCGCAGTCTTTTAGATACCTTGAAAAAAGAGGGTGTTGAACAAATTGAATCTGTAGGAAAAGAGTTTGATCCACACCAGCATCATGCAGTGATGCAGGGTGAGGATGAGAATTATGGATCCAATATTGTTACGGACGAATTTCAAAAGGGTTATCTATTAAAAGACCGTGTTATTCGCCCGGCGATGGTAAAAGTAAATCAATAA